The following coding sequences lie in one Ferrimicrobium acidiphilum DSM 19497 genomic window:
- a CDS encoding VOC family protein: MAKLWLGTLEPKQAKNRVHLDVVPANSRHDEEIGRIHGLGARLVDDHRDAGGDGWVVMSDPEGNEFCVTSSGDDHSASVNTGGVLGVGQ, encoded by the coding sequence ATAGCGAAACTTTGGCTAGGGACACTAGAGCCCAAACAAGCCAAGAATCGTGTCCACCTCGACGTGGTTCCGGCGAATAGCCGACACGACGAGGAGATCGGCCGGATTCACGGACTTGGCGCTCGATTGGTTGATGACCATCGCGATGCAGGGGGAGATGGGTGGGTTGTGATGAGCGACCCGGAAGGCAACGAATTCTGCGTCACGAGCAGTGGTGATGATCACTCGGCCTCAGTCAATACTGGTGGAGTCCTGGGCGTTGGACAATGA